One genomic region from Stutzerimonas decontaminans encodes:
- the istA gene encoding IS21 family transposase, with protein sequence MAAPRVAMRNIKECLRLKLEAGLSHEKIARALQLSKGVVSKYVTAARVAGLDWPALVAMDEAALAAALFAPMPPGKPRGERVLPDVLSIHRELRRKGVTLQLLWEEYLAAHAGQPTYRYTQFVEHYRRYAQTLKRSMRQLHRAGEKLFIDYAGPTLPVVDPGTGEVRRAHIFVAALGASNYTYACATPGETQVDWLTSLGQALAYFGGVPEMVVPDNPRALVAQPDRYEPGLNRATLECARHYQTVMLPARPRKPQDKAKAEVAVQVVERWIMARLRHRQFFSLHALNQAIAELLEELNRRPFKRLDGCRRDWFERLDRPALRPLPEHPYEVASFKRCKVNIDYHIEVNGSFYSVPSALARQSVEVRLTAHTLEVLHGNRRVASHLLLGRRGAYSTQREHMPAAHQAHREWTPQRLLDWGERIGPYTRQLIDHQLTHKPHPEMGYRACLGLLSLARRYGNARLEAAAERAVQLRAFTGRSVRNLLQQGLDRQPLPKRAAEASLPEHHENVRGADYYQPPQQELFDDAATHPESTAPATPGRHGPRTGGAMDAAGQLQPELR encoded by the coding sequence ATGGCGGCGCCGCGAGTAGCCATGCGAAACATCAAAGAATGTCTGCGCCTCAAGCTTGAGGCCGGTTTGTCCCACGAGAAGATTGCCCGCGCCTTGCAGCTGTCCAAGGGCGTGGTCAGCAAGTACGTCACGGCGGCGCGCGTGGCCGGGCTGGACTGGCCGGCGCTGGTGGCGATGGATGAGGCCGCGTTGGCAGCCGCCTTGTTTGCGCCGATGCCACCGGGCAAGCCGCGCGGTGAGCGGGTACTGCCCGATGTGCTGAGTATCCATCGCGAGCTGCGGCGCAAGGGCGTGACCTTGCAGCTGCTGTGGGAGGAGTATCTCGCCGCGCATGCGGGGCAGCCGACCTACCGCTACACCCAGTTCGTCGAGCACTACCGGCGTTACGCACAGACGCTCAAGCGTTCGATGCGCCAGCTGCACCGCGCGGGCGAGAAGCTGTTTATCGACTATGCCGGCCCGACGCTGCCGGTGGTCGATCCAGGCACCGGCGAAGTCCGCCGGGCGCACATCTTCGTCGCCGCCCTGGGCGCCTCGAATTACACCTATGCCTGCGCGACGCCGGGCGAAACCCAGGTGGACTGGCTGACTTCGCTGGGGCAGGCGCTTGCCTACTTCGGCGGCGTGCCGGAGATGGTGGTGCCGGACAATCCGCGCGCCCTGGTCGCCCAGCCGGATCGCTACGAGCCCGGCCTGAACCGGGCGACGCTGGAGTGCGCGCGGCATTACCAGACGGTGATGCTGCCAGCCCGGCCACGCAAACCTCAGGACAAGGCCAAGGCCGAGGTGGCGGTGCAGGTGGTCGAGCGCTGGATCATGGCGCGGCTGCGCCACCGGCAGTTCTTCAGCCTGCATGCGCTCAACCAGGCCATCGCCGAACTGCTGGAGGAGCTGAATCGACGCCCGTTCAAGCGCCTCGACGGCTGCCGGCGCGACTGGTTCGAGCGCCTGGATCGCCCAGCCCTACGCCCGCTGCCGGAGCATCCCTACGAGGTCGCCAGCTTCAAGCGCTGCAAGGTCAACATCGACTACCACATCGAGGTCAATGGCAGCTTCTACAGCGTGCCCTCGGCCCTGGCCCGGCAGAGCGTCGAGGTGCGGCTGACGGCGCACACCCTGGAAGTGCTGCATGGCAACCGGCGGGTGGCCAGCCACCTGCTGCTGGGCCGTCGCGGCGCCTACAGCACGCAGCGCGAGCACATGCCCGCCGCGCACCAGGCGCATCGCGAATGGACGCCGCAACGCCTGCTCGACTGGGGCGAGCGGATCGGCCCCTACACGCGCCAACTGATCGATCACCAACTGACCCACAAGCCGCACCCGGAGATGGGCTACCGCGCCTGCCTCGGCCTGCTCTCGCTGGCCCGCCGCTATGGCAATGCCCGCCTGGAAGCCGCCGCCGAACGGGCCGTCCAGCTACGCGCTTTCACCGGGCGCAGCGTGCGCAACCTACTTCAGCAAGGCCTGGATCGACAGCCGCTGCCCAAGCGTGCGGCCGAAGCGAGCCTCCCCGAGCACCACGAAAACGTCCGTGGCGCCGACTACTACCAACCCCCGCAACAGGAGCTGTTCGATGATGCCGCAACACACCCTGAATCAACTGCACCAGCTACGCCTGGACGGCATGGCCCGCGCACTGGAGGAGCAATGGACGCTGCCGGCCAGCTACAGCCTGAGCTTCGATGA
- a CDS encoding HAD family hydrolase translates to MTIQAVIFDAFGTLMKIQDGSHPYRQLMKIGKAHGRRPRPDDASFLMKSAITLTQAAAHLGITASPEQLSTLETVLADEIAAAEAYPDGLKAVKLLQEQGIRIGVCSNLAFPYRQAVLRCYPTLDAYAFSCDLGVMKPEPAIYSWVCDQLGASPTASWMVGDSQRCDRDGPTAVGIRGFFVDRTCNNGDCPELVTFARKVLATAP, encoded by the coding sequence ATGACCATACAAGCCGTCATTTTTGATGCTTTCGGGACACTGATGAAGATTCAAGATGGGTCGCATCCGTACCGACAGTTGATGAAGATCGGAAAGGCGCATGGGCGGCGCCCCCGCCCGGACGACGCGTCTTTCCTGATGAAATCTGCGATAACGTTGACGCAAGCCGCAGCGCATTTGGGGATCACTGCAAGCCCTGAACAATTGAGCACTCTGGAAACTGTCCTGGCAGATGAGATCGCAGCCGCTGAGGCATATCCTGACGGGCTCAAAGCAGTGAAACTGCTCCAAGAGCAAGGCATTCGAATCGGTGTTTGCTCGAACCTGGCTTTCCCGTACCGGCAAGCTGTCCTGCGTTGTTACCCCACGCTAGACGCGTATGCATTTAGCTGTGACTTAGGCGTAATGAAGCCGGAACCCGCTATCTACAGTTGGGTTTGCGATCAGCTTGGGGCATCCCCAACCGCGTCATGGATGGTCGGTGACTCCCAGCGTTGCGACCGAGATGGGCCAACCGCAGTAGGCATCCGAGGCTTTTTTGTCGACCGAACCTGCAACAACGGTGACTGCCCTGAATTGGTTACGTTCGCTCGTAAGGTATTGGCAACCGCGCCTTGA
- a CDS encoding TerB N-terminal domain-containing protein, translating to MAGKRKRSSKSGVSGAMVLCALVIGGLASVPKGAWVFLGGALIVGIGGWLVIKAFSKPSVMSSATTMRPPQGGARSSSSDLGISTGLTFSLDEVSPLSEPSAPAQVSASPRQGSAKRDDSGFFTVTLEATERPSHRIPSAPTNLNSANVRWLSAGETIEVAGENITIGLIYVGEDKNRRYGSSEPSLINPKLKVARGIVDISERLTSYWPSYDSISPEARRAYLQWLSSGRKAPHANIGYVFLFFYGLERRVFVDAKTDQAAAADIPIIIAEVERLLSIYGKNNSFNNYASRFVDFLRQGQILARRYQKAPPAPLPYGYEMPVELRVGLGQLAADKQPMPADWALAWVLSDHNIGKRTPVTRCKEAFAQLFCMRYEERYGAGMVLPQNKTRLRLQYNTASAGLPPQELDGLSGIPDVTATSAARKKLQQLVDECTVQLEPYSRYLGRNPGTPDALEGLLQLPVNLWPPAARTALAELKQRIGDGMVVMSFGELAGRLQSAGSLSRDKVLTLARALESLHIGIEPDVLTGSRTPKSEDNVALFATQAEDGDLRSSPAYSAACVTLDLACAVAAADGDTSPQEIMLLSQHIDSWSHLSGAHRKRLKAHLRLQLNQPPTLQSLKKKLEPLAEPAKRVVAAFLAHLAQVDGEVSPAEVKLLERVYKTLQLDPQSLYSDLHVAASGSPVGSSQTTPSIPGATPSKPVGGFALDHERIAQLQRETEQVSALLAQVFVDDKPAEPDDVVVEETVEDTSYICGLDADHSAFLRVLVSRTEWSRDELEAVASDMELMLDGALEQINDMAFEHFDMPVTEGEDPFEVNPDIMDKLPL from the coding sequence ATGGCAGGGAAGCGTAAGCGCAGCAGCAAGTCTGGTGTATCTGGAGCGATGGTTCTGTGTGCCCTAGTGATTGGGGGGCTTGCTTCCGTTCCCAAGGGTGCTTGGGTTTTCTTGGGCGGAGCACTCATTGTCGGTATAGGCGGGTGGCTAGTAATAAAGGCCTTCAGCAAACCGTCAGTCATGTCTTCGGCAACAACTATGCGGCCACCCCAAGGGGGAGCTCGTTCAAGTTCCTCGGACCTCGGCATAAGCACCGGCCTGACGTTTTCATTGGATGAGGTCTCGCCACTAAGTGAGCCCTCTGCTCCTGCGCAAGTCTCTGCGTCGCCCCGGCAGGGTTCGGCAAAGCGAGACGACTCTGGCTTTTTTACCGTAACTTTGGAGGCCACTGAGCGGCCTTCCCACCGAATTCCGAGCGCGCCGACGAACCTGAATAGTGCCAACGTGCGGTGGCTTTCTGCCGGCGAAACCATTGAAGTGGCGGGCGAAAACATCACTATTGGTCTGATCTACGTCGGCGAAGATAAAAACAGGCGCTATGGATCTTCGGAACCGTCACTGATCAACCCGAAACTGAAGGTCGCACGGGGCATCGTCGATATATCTGAGCGTCTCACCTCTTACTGGCCCAGTTACGACAGCATCTCTCCTGAGGCCCGCCGCGCATATTTGCAATGGCTATCCAGTGGTCGCAAGGCTCCGCATGCCAACATCGGCTACGTGTTCCTATTCTTCTACGGTCTTGAGCGTAGGGTTTTTGTCGACGCCAAGACGGATCAGGCTGCGGCGGCCGACATACCTATCATAATTGCCGAGGTGGAGCGGCTGCTCTCGATTTATGGCAAGAATAACTCCTTCAATAACTACGCCAGTCGCTTCGTAGACTTCCTCCGCCAAGGCCAAATACTCGCCAGGCGCTATCAAAAAGCGCCGCCGGCACCGTTACCTTACGGCTACGAAATGCCTGTAGAGCTGCGTGTTGGCCTGGGTCAGTTGGCGGCTGACAAGCAACCAATGCCGGCTGACTGGGCGTTGGCCTGGGTGCTGTCTGATCACAACATAGGGAAGCGAACACCCGTAACCCGCTGTAAAGAAGCGTTCGCCCAGTTGTTCTGCATGCGCTACGAGGAACGTTATGGCGCCGGTATGGTGCTCCCTCAGAACAAGACCCGTCTGAGACTCCAATACAACACCGCTTCTGCGGGTCTACCACCCCAAGAGCTGGATGGCCTATCCGGTATTCCTGATGTCACTGCGACTAGCGCAGCTCGGAAGAAACTGCAGCAGTTGGTTGACGAATGCACGGTGCAGTTGGAGCCCTACAGTCGTTATCTCGGCCGCAACCCCGGCACTCCTGACGCATTAGAAGGGCTGTTACAGCTGCCCGTAAACCTGTGGCCGCCAGCAGCTCGAACAGCGCTCGCCGAGCTAAAGCAACGCATCGGCGACGGCATGGTGGTAATGAGTTTCGGTGAGCTGGCAGGGCGACTGCAGAGCGCAGGTAGCCTGTCGCGAGACAAGGTTCTGACGCTCGCCCGCGCGCTGGAGTCTTTACACATCGGTATCGAGCCGGATGTGCTGACAGGCAGCCGAACACCCAAGTCAGAGGACAATGTGGCGCTCTTTGCGACCCAGGCTGAAGATGGTGACCTGCGGTCTTCGCCGGCTTATAGCGCCGCCTGTGTTACGTTGGACCTTGCTTGTGCTGTGGCGGCGGCCGATGGTGACACGTCGCCGCAGGAAATTATGCTGCTATCCCAGCATATCGACTCCTGGAGTCACCTGAGCGGTGCTCATCGGAAACGCCTGAAGGCCCACCTGCGTCTGCAGCTTAACCAGCCACCAACCCTGCAAAGCCTGAAGAAGAAACTGGAGCCCCTGGCCGAGCCGGCGAAGAGGGTTGTGGCGGCTTTTCTCGCTCACTTGGCGCAGGTCGACGGCGAGGTTAGCCCCGCAGAGGTGAAGTTGCTGGAGCGCGTCTACAAGACCCTGCAGCTGGATCCGCAATCGCTGTACAGCGACCTTCATGTGGCCGCCAGTGGCAGCCCCGTTGGCTCATCGCAGACAACGCCTTCCATACCCGGAGCAACCCCGTCCAAGCCCGTTGGGGGATTTGCTCTGGACCACGAGCGCATCGCTCAGTTGCAGCGTGAAACGGAACAGGTATCTGCGCTGCTGGCTCAGGTTTTCGTTGACGACAAGCCTGCTGAGCCAGATGACGTAGTTGTGGAAGAGACTGTTGAGGATACTTCCTACATTTGTGGCTTAGACGCCGATCACTCGGCCTTCCTGCGTGTACTCGTATCCCGTACCGAGTGGTCTCGTGACGAGTTGGAGGCCGTTGCAAGCGATATGGAGCTCATGCTCGACGGAGCATTGGAGCAGATCAACGACATGGCATTTGAGCATTTCGATATGCCAGTCACCGAGGGGGAAGACCCCTTCGAAGTCAACCCTGACATTATGGACAAACTACCGCTATGA
- a CDS encoding ATP-binding protein codes for MSSIRAKDRDAVIQSLRAGVVPRAGQHLIQVGRVGELEALIRDVERLAESGSAFRVVIGEYGAGKTFFLNLVRSIAMERKLVTMHADLNPDRRLHATGGQARSLYAELAKNMSTRTKPDGGALQGIVEKFVAQAKMEAKASGKDSEAVIREHLDQLAEMVNGYDFADVIAAYCKGFEEGNDQLKADAIRWLRGEFTTKTDARTALGVRTIVDDASVYDQLKLLARFVRLAGFSGLMVCLDELVNLYKLSNTQARNANYEQILRILNDSLQGSAEGLGFVLGGTPEFLMDTRRGLYSYPALQSRLAENNFAKSGLVDLSGPVIRLTSLTPEDFYVLLQKLRHVYAAGVSERYLLPDEALPLFMAHCNQRMGEAYFRTPRTTITAFISLLAVLEQNPDADWRTLLGAVEIAPDRGGEADTQVDADDELATFQL; via the coding sequence ATGAGCAGCATCAGAGCCAAGGACCGCGATGCGGTCATCCAGTCCCTGCGCGCCGGCGTCGTTCCCCGTGCAGGCCAGCACCTGATTCAAGTGGGGCGTGTCGGGGAGCTGGAAGCACTCATCCGTGATGTGGAGCGCCTCGCGGAAAGCGGTTCCGCGTTCCGCGTAGTGATCGGTGAGTATGGTGCAGGCAAGACATTCTTCCTCAACCTGGTTCGCTCTATCGCGATGGAGCGCAAGCTCGTCACCATGCATGCCGATCTGAACCCGGATCGTCGTCTCCATGCTACTGGTGGCCAGGCTCGCTCGCTGTATGCCGAATTGGCCAAGAACATGTCCACCCGAACTAAGCCTGATGGCGGCGCTCTGCAAGGAATAGTCGAGAAATTCGTGGCACAGGCCAAGATGGAAGCCAAAGCGTCCGGCAAAGACAGTGAGGCTGTGATTCGCGAGCATCTAGACCAACTAGCAGAGATGGTCAACGGCTATGACTTTGCTGATGTAATCGCGGCCTATTGCAAAGGCTTCGAAGAGGGTAACGACCAGCTCAAGGCCGATGCTATCCGCTGGTTGCGTGGCGAGTTCACTACCAAGACAGATGCCCGCACCGCACTGGGGGTGCGAACCATCGTCGACGATGCGTCGGTCTACGATCAGCTCAAGCTGCTTGCGCGATTTGTTCGGTTGGCCGGCTTTAGCGGGTTGATGGTATGTCTCGATGAGCTGGTGAACCTGTACAAACTTTCCAACACCCAAGCTCGTAACGCTAACTACGAGCAGATTCTTCGTATCCTCAATGACTCCCTGCAGGGCTCTGCTGAGGGGCTTGGTTTTGTGTTGGGCGGTACACCCGAATTTCTCATGGATACTCGCCGCGGCCTCTACAGCTATCCGGCGCTGCAGTCGCGTCTGGCTGAAAATAACTTCGCGAAGTCCGGGCTGGTAGATCTTTCCGGCCCTGTTATACGCCTCACTAGTCTGACGCCTGAGGATTTCTACGTGCTGCTGCAGAAACTGCGTCATGTATACGCGGCAGGCGTGAGCGAGCGCTATCTGCTACCCGACGAAGCATTGCCGCTGTTTATGGCCCACTGCAACCAGCGGATGGGTGAGGCCTACTTCCGTACCCCGCGGACGACCATTACCGCATTCATCAGCCTGCTAGCGGTGTTGGAGCAGAATCCTGACGCTGATTGGCGGACCCTGTTGGGTGCCGTGGAGATTGCACCGGATCGAGGCGGTGAGGCCGATACCCAAGTGGATGCGGACGATGAGCTTGCCACCTTCCAGCTCTGA
- a CDS encoding DUF6957 family protein yields the protein MVDLKKVSHLLYAPGEVMPGIEMSLAEACARGSAAALFDEVPFCVVRDWIWIDLIMPDAIRETLLASGQQPAMVYAGRVLYDSARRFQEGDWVRTTQLIEFADGCIFRTRNTRYVLAGPGARKSAELTTVLRIF from the coding sequence ATGGTCGATTTAAAGAAAGTATCTCATTTGTTATACGCCCCGGGTGAGGTAATGCCTGGTATCGAGATGTCGTTAGCAGAGGCGTGCGCGCGCGGCTCAGCGGCTGCGTTGTTTGACGAGGTGCCGTTCTGTGTTGTGCGAGACTGGATATGGATCGATCTCATCATGCCTGACGCGATACGAGAAACGTTACTCGCGTCCGGGCAACAGCCCGCGATGGTGTATGCCGGCCGCGTGCTGTACGACAGTGCCCGCCGTTTCCAAGAGGGTGACTGGGTACGAACAACACAACTGATTGAGTTTGCCGATGGGTGCATATTCAGAACGCGCAATACGCGATATGTGCTTGCTGGCCCGGGGGCTCGCAAAAGCGCCGAGCTCACTACTGTGTTGAGGATTTTTTGA
- a CDS encoding NUDIX hydrolase, with protein sequence MQVRRSSRLFILDADGRLLLFLYKDEREAPFWATAGGELQPGESYADAAARELYEETGLTLHVGKLLKERDEVYAVARSTPARWLEKYFLVECPADTSVFAAEWTEEEKSTIQKWKWWSLREMQDEAPSSFKPEWLPELLGVLLGDRQCSN encoded by the coding sequence ATGCAGGTCAGAAGATCCTCTCGATTGTTCATCCTGGATGCTGATGGACGCCTTTTACTTTTCTTATACAAAGACGAACGTGAGGCGCCCTTCTGGGCGACCGCTGGGGGCGAGCTACAACCTGGCGAAAGCTACGCCGATGCAGCAGCAAGGGAGCTGTATGAGGAGACCGGCCTAACGCTTCACGTCGGGAAGCTGCTGAAAGAACGAGACGAGGTATATGCCGTAGCACGCTCGACACCGGCGCGCTGGCTGGAGAAGTACTTCCTCGTGGAATGCCCAGCGGACACGAGCGTGTTCGCGGCAGAGTGGACCGAAGAAGAAAAGAGCACCATTCAGAAATGGAAGTGGTGGAGCTTGCGCGAGATGCAAGACGAGGCCCCGTCTTCGTTCAAGCCTGAGTGGTTGCCTGAACTTCTGGGCGTTCTCTTAGGTGATCGTCAGTGCAGCAATTGA
- a CDS encoding 3'-5' exonuclease — translation MQVKRWGQLDALRQQLGESRLLLCVDLEATCDDYPAGLNEAAWNAHVLEVQRDEMETIEIGIALLDVQSEYRIVDHFGQFVRPLLRPTLTEFCTGLTGISQSDVDTAKRFAEVQDQLGDWLRPRNTEGWRWCSWGDYDRNQLKKDAFRAGVDVLLDPARHINLKKCFWKIFACRALGLKCAVESIGLSWEGEHHRAIDDARNLARLAQLLLSARQST, via the coding sequence ATGCAGGTAAAGCGTTGGGGGCAGCTTGATGCGCTTCGTCAACAACTTGGAGAAAGTCGCTTGTTACTTTGCGTGGATCTGGAAGCGACTTGCGATGACTACCCTGCCGGCCTAAACGAGGCGGCCTGGAACGCTCACGTATTGGAGGTCCAGCGCGACGAGATGGAGACGATCGAAATTGGCATCGCGCTGTTGGATGTTCAGTCGGAGTACAGGATTGTCGATCATTTCGGACAGTTTGTCCGGCCGCTACTTCGCCCCACGCTAACTGAGTTTTGCACGGGGCTGACCGGCATATCTCAATCTGACGTCGATACTGCAAAGCGTTTCGCGGAGGTACAAGATCAGCTTGGTGACTGGCTGAGGCCGCGAAATACAGAAGGCTGGCGCTGGTGCTCTTGGGGCGATTACGACCGAAACCAGCTGAAGAAGGATGCTTTCAGAGCAGGGGTAGATGTATTGCTGGATCCGGCGCGTCATATCAATCTAAAGAAGTGCTTTTGGAAGATTTTCGCTTGCCGTGCGCTAGGTCTGAAGTGTGCAGTGGAAAGCATAGGCCTTTCCTGGGAGGGTGAGCATCACAGGGCCATCGACGATGCGCGTAATCTGGCACGGTTAGCGCAGTTACTGCTCAGCGCGAGGCAATCGACGTAG
- the malK gene encoding maltose/maltodextrin ABC transporter ATP-binding protein MalK, translating to MASVTLRDICKSYDGTPITRHIDLDIEDGEFVVFVGPSGCGKSTLLRLIAGLEDITSGDLLIDNQRVNDLPPKDRSVGMVFQSYALYPHMTVAENMAFGLKLASVDKREIKRRVEAVAEILQLDKLLERKPKDLSGGQRQRVAIGRTMVREPKVFLFDEPLSNLDAFLRVQMRIEIARLHQRIRSTMIYVTHDQVEAMTLADKIVVLNAGEIAQVGQPLHLYHYPMNRFVAGFLGSPQMNFVDVRAISPSPETVTIELPSGYPLTLPVDGSAVSPGDPLTLGIRPEHFVMPAEADFTFHGQITVAERLGQYNLLYLTLERLQDVITLCVDGNLRVTEGETFAAGLKADKCHLFRENGEACARHYREPAIYG from the coding sequence ATGGCCAGTGTCACGCTGCGCGACATCTGCAAGAGTTACGACGGTACGCCGATCACCCGGCATATCGACCTGGACATCGAAGACGGCGAATTCGTCGTCTTCGTCGGCCCGTCCGGCTGCGGCAAGTCCACCCTGCTGCGGCTGATCGCCGGGCTCGAGGACATCACCTCCGGCGATCTGCTGATCGACAATCAGCGCGTCAACGACCTGCCGCCCAAGGATCGCTCGGTGGGCATGGTCTTCCAGTCCTACGCCCTCTATCCGCACATGACCGTGGCGGAGAACATGGCCTTCGGCCTCAAGCTCGCCAGCGTCGACAAGCGCGAGATCAAGCGCCGCGTCGAAGCAGTCGCGGAAATCCTGCAGCTGGACAAGCTGCTCGAACGCAAACCCAAGGACCTCTCCGGCGGCCAGCGCCAGCGCGTCGCTATCGGGCGCACCATGGTCCGCGAGCCGAAGGTGTTCCTGTTCGACGAACCGCTGTCGAACCTCGACGCCTTCCTGCGCGTGCAGATGCGCATCGAGATCGCCCGCCTGCACCAGCGCATCCGCTCCACCATGATCTACGTGACCCACGATCAGGTCGAAGCCATGACCCTGGCCGACAAGATCGTGGTGCTCAACGCCGGCGAGATCGCCCAGGTCGGCCAGCCGCTGCACCTTTATCACTACCCGATGAACCGCTTCGTAGCCGGCTTTCTCGGCTCGCCGCAGATGAACTTCGTCGACGTGCGCGCCATCTCCCCCAGCCCTGAAACCGTCACCATCGAACTGCCCAGCGGCTACCCGCTGACGCTGCCGGTGGACGGCAGCGCCGTGAGCCCCGGCGATCCACTTACCCTCGGCATCCGCCCGGAACATTTCGTCATGCCGGCAGAGGCTGACTTCACCTTCCATGGCCAGATCACCGTGGCTGAACGGCTGGGCCAGTACAACCTGCTCTACCTCACCCTGGAACGCCTGCAGGACGTCATCACCCTCTGCGTCGACGGCAACCTGCGCGTCACCGAAGGCGAAACCTTCGCCGCCGGGCTCAAGGCCGACAAATGCCACCTGTTCCGCGAAAACGGCGAGGCCTGCGCCCGGCACTATCGGGAGCCGGCGATTTATGGGTGA
- the istB gene encoding IS21-like element IS1474 family helper ATPase IstB, whose translation MMPQHTLNQLHQLRLDGMARALEEQWTLPASYSLSFDERLGLLLDRELAWRDNQRLVRLRKKAKLKYSNACLEDLDRRPGRALDERLIAALANGDWIRQQHNLLLTGPTGAGKTWLACALGNQACRQGYSTLYLRTPRLLEQLRIAHGDGSFGRTLQQLAKVDVLVLDDWALAPLEEGARHDLLEVIDDRAGNRSTILTSQLPIEHWHGWINDPTLADAILDRLVHNAYRLTMKGESLRRKKAEEDTAS comes from the coding sequence ATGATGCCGCAACACACCCTGAATCAACTGCACCAGCTACGCCTGGACGGCATGGCCCGCGCACTGGAGGAGCAATGGACGCTGCCGGCCAGCTACAGCCTGAGCTTCGATGAACGCCTCGGCCTGTTGCTTGACCGTGAACTGGCCTGGCGTGACAACCAGCGCCTGGTGCGGCTGCGCAAGAAAGCCAAGCTCAAGTACAGCAATGCCTGCCTAGAGGATCTCGATCGGCGTCCCGGCCGCGCCCTGGACGAGCGCCTGATCGCCGCTCTGGCCAACGGTGACTGGATCCGCCAGCAGCACAACCTGCTGTTGACCGGCCCGACCGGTGCCGGCAAGACCTGGCTGGCCTGTGCCTTGGGCAACCAAGCCTGCCGCCAGGGCTACAGCACCCTGTATCTGCGCACCCCGCGCCTGCTGGAGCAACTGCGCATCGCCCACGGCGACGGCAGCTTCGGCCGCACCCTGCAACAGCTGGCAAAGGTCGACGTCCTGGTTCTGGACGACTGGGCGCTAGCCCCGCTGGAGGAAGGGGCCCGGCATGACCTGCTGGAGGTGATCGACGACCGCGCCGGCAACCGCTCCACCATCCTGACCAGTCAACTGCCCATCGAACACTGGCACGGCTGGATCAACGACCCGACCTTGGCCGATGCCATCCTTGATCGCCTGGTGCACAACGCTTACCGATTGACGATGAAGGGCGAGTCACTGCGCCGGAAAAAAGCCGAGGAAGACACCGCATCGTGA
- a CDS encoding LysE family translocator, with amino-acid sequence MPSLEYLITCLVVVLIPGAGVIYTVSTALMHGRRAGILAATACTLGILPHLLATILGVAAILHSSALVFETLRYAGAAYLLYLAYATWRDRSALAVGGDSEPFRVRSLVAKALLVNLLNPKLTIFFLAFLPQFIRPGAGDELGQLLVLSATFMLMTFAIFTVYGLLAHAFRKAVIESQRVQAWLRRGFAASFAGLGVNLALADR; translated from the coding sequence ATGCCCAGCCTCGAATACCTGATTACCTGTCTGGTCGTCGTGCTGATACCCGGCGCGGGGGTGATCTATACCGTTTCGACGGCGCTGATGCACGGCCGTCGCGCCGGTATTCTAGCCGCGACAGCCTGTACGCTCGGGATTCTGCCGCATCTGCTGGCGACCATTCTCGGTGTCGCGGCGATCCTGCATTCCAGTGCGCTGGTCTTCGAGACTCTGCGCTATGCCGGTGCCGCCTACCTGCTCTATCTCGCCTATGCGACCTGGCGTGACCGCTCTGCGCTGGCGGTGGGCGGCGATAGTGAACCATTCAGGGTTCGATCGCTGGTTGCCAAGGCGCTGCTGGTCAATCTGCTGAACCCGAAACTGACCATTTTTTTCCTGGCCTTCCTGCCGCAATTCATCCGGCCGGGCGCGGGTGACGAGCTTGGGCAGCTGCTCGTTCTCAGCGCGACTTTCATGCTGATGACATTCGCCATCTTTACTGTCTACGGCCTGCTGGCGCACGCCTTTCGCAAGGCGGTCATCGAATCGCAGCGAGTTCAGGCCTGGCTGCGCCGGGGTTTCGCGGCATCATTTGCCGGTCTCGGTGTAAACCTGGCCTTGGCCGACAGATGA